In one bacterium genomic region, the following are encoded:
- a CDS encoding TerC family protein, whose product MEIFLRSESLIGLFTLTAMEIVLGVDNIVFISILVDRLPGALRDRARRLGIGLALVLRLGLVFAISWIMRLTEPLFGVLGRNFSGRDLILLGGGLFLLAKATHEIHDKLEVHHEEASAAKDKRASFGLVLAQILVLDLVFSLDSVITAVGMAPHIAIMVTAMVLSVVVMLIFSAGIGRFVNHHPSMKILALSFLILIGALLVAEGMGQRVNKGYIYFAMAFSLAVELLNMKMRKNQQAPIALHNRFEP is encoded by the coding sequence ATGGAAATCTTCCTCCGCAGCGAATCCCTGATCGGCCTTTTCACGCTGACGGCGATGGAGATCGTCCTGGGAGTCGACAACATCGTCTTCATCTCGATCCTGGTCGACCGCCTCCCGGGCGCCCTGAGGGACCGGGCGCGGCGGCTGGGAATCGGGCTCGCTCTCGTCCTCCGGCTGGGACTCGTCTTCGCCATCTCCTGGATCATGCGCCTGACCGAGCCGCTGTTCGGCGTTTTGGGGCGGAATTTTTCGGGCCGCGACCTGATTCTCCTCGGCGGCGGGCTCTTTCTTCTCGCCAAGGCGACCCACGAAATTCACGACAAGCTGGAGGTCCACCACGAGGAAGCGTCCGCCGCCAAGGACAAGCGGGCCTCGTTCGGTCTCGTGCTTGCGCAGATCCTGGTGCTGGACCTGGTCTTCTCTCTGGATTCGGTGATCACCGCCGTCGGCATGGCCCCTCACATCGCCATCATGGTGACGGCGATGGTCCTCTCCGTCGTCGTCATGTTGATATTTTCCGCCGGCATCGGGCGGTTCGTGAACCATCACCCCAGCATGAAGATCCTGGCCTTGAGTTTTCTGATCCTGATCGGCGCGCTGCTGGTGGCCGAAGGCATGGGCCAGCGGGTCAACAAGGGCTATATCTATTTCGCCATGGCCTTCTCTTTGGCGGTTGAACTCCTCAATATGAAGATGAGGAAGAACCAACAGGCTCCCATCGCCCTCCACAATCGATTCGAACCATGA
- a CDS encoding TerC family protein, translating to MVTRKMVQHVTMMTSIGTPALWAGFFVFVFSMLALDLLVFNRKAHEVRMKEALAWSLVWIAMALAFNALLFVEFGRQHALEFLTGYLIEKALSVDNLFVFLVIFSYFAVPKRNQHRVLFWGILGALIMRAIFIFLGAVLIQKFHWIMYVFGAFLVFTGVKLLFQKGEEVHPEKNPIIKLFRKVIPMVDHYRSDKFLLREHGKLLATPLLLVLVVVETTDVVFAVDSIPAIFAVTTDPFIVFTSNIFAILGLRALFFLLAGMMGRFHYLKYGLGLVLAFVGVKMVVVDFYKVPIAASLAVIASLLGLSVAVSLLKPPPKVEEDLPHPPHDGTPIS from the coding sequence ATGGTGACAAGGAAAATGGTCCAACACGTCACCATGATGACCAGCATTGGAACGCCCGCACTGTGGGCCGGATTTTTTGTTTTCGTCTTCTCGATGCTCGCGCTCGACCTCTTGGTCTTCAACCGGAAGGCCCACGAGGTGAGGATGAAGGAGGCCCTCGCCTGGAGCCTAGTCTGGATCGCCATGGCGCTCGCCTTCAACGCCTTGTTGTTCGTGGAATTCGGCCGCCAGCATGCCCTCGAGTTTCTAACCGGCTATCTCATCGAGAAGGCGCTCTCGGTGGACAACCTCTTCGTCTTTCTCGTCATCTTTTCCTATTTCGCCGTTCCGAAGCGCAACCAGCACCGGGTGTTGTTTTGGGGCATCCTGGGAGCCTTGATCATGAGGGCGATCTTCATTTTCCTGGGCGCCGTTCTGATTCAGAAATTCCATTGGATCATGTATGTCTTCGGTGCCTTCCTCGTCTTCACGGGCGTGAAGCTCCTGTTCCAGAAAGGCGAGGAGGTTCATCCGGAGAAGAATCCCATCATCAAGCTGTTCCGGAAAGTGATCCCCATGGTCGATCACTACCGGTCGGACAAGTTTCTCTTGCGCGAGCACGGCAAGCTGTTGGCCACGCCCCTTCTCCTCGTTCTGGTGGTCGTTGAGACGACGGATGTCGTGTTCGCCGTGGATTCGATCCCCGCGATCTTCGCCGTGACGACGGATCCCTTTATCGTTTTCACCTCCAACATCTTCGCCATCTTGGGACTTCGCGCGCTGTTCTTCCTGCTCGCGGGGATGATGGGGCGGTTTCACTATCTCAAGTACGGATTGGGTCTGGTGCTCGCCTTCGTGGGCGTCAAGATGGTGGTCGTTGACTTCTACAAGGTGCCGATCGCGGCTTCGCTGGCCGTGATCGCCTCGTTGCTCGGTCTTTCGGTGGCTGTGTCCCTGTTGAAGCCGCCGCCGAAAGTCGAGGAGGATCTCCCTCATCCGCCTCACGACGGGACTCCCATCTCCTAG
- a CDS encoding patatin-like phospholipase family protein: MSRSDLAHMNGSGRRTLGLVLSGGGARGAYEAGVLHYIRTMLPPKIRYRPFDVHCGSSVGAINTCFLAATSHDMRRQASDVRLLWEALRSDNIYRRDTGAFFNFLARTGRGVMTSIFSRKRGHFHGFLDTEPFLHFVERILPWEMISKNIAEGIIRAVSIVATNVFTGRTELFIEKHDGVEYTGEYIHHLTPIQPLHAKASAAIPLVFPTVQINGIAYTDGGLRLNTPMSPAIQLGADSLLVIGVHHRAKHGEKIPFHGQKGHDPALGQVMGRVMNSIFLDRLQYDIEQLERINRVIDWAEEIYGNDFLLDLNRMLHRKNIRGDIANRGLKRLRVIRIRPSEDIGELFSHCFRRHREEKLSNFEKFLVRFLDIDPTAGVDFLSYISFLPEYTRKLLDLGFEDARTQHAELKEFFEG, from the coding sequence GTGAGCCGATCCGACCTCGCGCACATGAACGGTTCCGGACGGAGGACCCTCGGTCTTGTCCTGTCGGGCGGCGGGGCGCGCGGGGCCTATGAGGCGGGCGTGCTGCACTATATCCGCACGATGCTCCCCCCGAAGATCCGCTACCGCCCTTTCGACGTTCACTGCGGGTCGTCCGTCGGCGCGATCAACACCTGCTTCCTCGCGGCCACCTCCCACGACATGCGGCGCCAGGCGTCGGACGTGCGCCTCCTCTGGGAGGCCCTCCGTTCGGACAACATCTACCGGCGGGATACCGGCGCCTTCTTCAACTTCCTCGCCCGCACCGGACGCGGCGTCATGACCAGCATCTTCTCGAGGAAGAGAGGCCATTTCCACGGTTTCCTGGACACGGAGCCCTTCCTGCACTTCGTGGAGCGGATCCTGCCCTGGGAGATGATATCGAAAAATATCGCGGAGGGGATCATCCGGGCCGTTTCAATCGTCGCGACGAACGTCTTCACCGGGCGCACCGAGCTCTTTATCGAAAAGCACGACGGGGTCGAATACACGGGGGAGTACATCCACCATCTGACGCCCATCCAGCCGCTCCACGCGAAGGCCTCCGCCGCCATCCCCCTGGTCTTCCCGACGGTCCAGATCAACGGCATCGCCTACACGGACGGGGGGCTCCGCCTCAACACGCCCATGTCCCCGGCCATTCAATTGGGAGCGGACTCGCTGCTCGTCATCGGCGTCCACCACCGGGCGAAACACGGCGAGAAGATCCCCTTTCACGGCCAGAAGGGGCATGATCCCGCCCTCGGGCAGGTCATGGGACGCGTCATGAACTCGATCTTCTTGGATCGGCTCCAGTACGACATCGAGCAGCTGGAGAGGATCAACCGGGTCATCGACTGGGCGGAGGAGATTTACGGCAATGATTTTCTGCTGGACTTGAACCGGATGCTGCACCGGAAAAACATCCGCGGCGACATCGCCAACCGCGGCCTGAAACGCCTGCGCGTGATCCGAATCCGGCCGTCCGAGGACATCGGCGAACTTTTCAGCCACTGCTTCCGACGCCACCGCGAGGAAAAGCTTTCCAACTTCGAGAAATTTCTCGTCCGTTTTCTCGACATCGATCCGACGGCGGGCGTCGACTTCCTCTCCTACATCAGCTTCTTGCCCGAATACACCCGGAAACTCCTCGATCTGGGTTTCGAGGACGCGCGGACCCAACACGCCGAGCTGAAAGAGTTCTTCGAGGGATAG